The genomic DNA gtagaTGAGATAGTAAGGAAGTTACGCGCGAGGTTTGAgattgtgggttcgaatcccacaccacgcacgcgcatatttcgcgtgacttaACATGCACATGTGTGGGAGGCTCCCAGGAATTTCTAATACTTTTTTCaaaaaccctttagtcccggttagaaaAACCGAGATCTATGAGGTTTTCTAACCGGGATTACTGCTCGTTTCTCTGCCAGTGCGTGTTACATGTGCCCCGGCCGGAACCAATGTGATCTTATTCCATGCTTCCTTGTTCCTTCCTCAAAAGAGAAGGAATTACATTCCGTGTCCGCTGATACTCTTAACAACATCACTTAACCATGTGTTATCTGTTATGACCTTTTTGCAACCGATACTCTTGCTTAGTGAGCAGGCCTAGTGTCATCCACAATaaaaagagggggggggggggggggggggggagggggaagaGCGGACTTTCAGTCACCTAGCTAAGAACACCAGACAAATGGCGAACCAGTGAAAAATAGAACTgtttaaacatttaatttccTTTCGAAAAAAGTAAACTAAGCATATGATCAAATAACCGCATATTATGATCTCCATTACCACAGAACTGACAGAACCAAAACCTGCAGGCAACCATCCTGCAGTGCTAGCTAAAGCTCTCAGATCGAAGCCTTGCCAGCTAGCCTATCAGTGCTCCTTCCTTATCACCCTCCTTGACAGCCTCATTCTTGTCATCGCCAGTGGTACTGCCAGCATTACCATTGCTGCCGGAGCATCGAGCGAATTTCTTGGACGAGGTGTTGTGGCGCTTCCCGACCGGGTGCTTGATGGCGTTGAGCCCAATCTTGCGCAGCGCGGCCTTGCCGAGGTCGACGCCGCACATGTCGGAGAGGCGGACGAGGTAGAGGAGCACGTCGGCGAGCTCCTCGCCCAGGTGCTCCGTCTCCCGGGCCTCCCACCCCGGCAGGCCCCGGGGCACCTCGCCCCTCCACTGGAAGATCTCCGAGAGCTCCCCGACCTCACCCACCTGCAGCAATGCAAGTCACGTCACACCAGTCAACAACAGTAGCCAGAATTTGCAAGATTATTAAACTAAAAAACACATGCATAAATGTTGGTGAGAAGTCAGCAACAAGTGATGAGTAGACTGGACACAGGGCTACAGGAGTAGAGGACagcttgctgctgctggtcAGGCTCTGTGGCCACCTCACAGCAGCATGCTTTT from Setaria italica strain Yugu1 chromosome VII, Setaria_italica_v2.0, whole genome shotgun sequence includes the following:
- the LOC101759124 gene encoding dCTP pyrophosphatase 1, producing MDGGGIQAAAAAAKGKGVDGEAAVTLEELRKRMADFAKERDWDQFHSPRNLLLAMVGEVGELSEIFQWRGEVPRGLPGWEARETEHLGEELADVLLYLVRLSDMCGVDLGKAALRKIGLNAIKHPVGKRHNTSSKKFARCSGSNGNAGSTTGDDKNEAVKEGDKEGALIG